Proteins found in one Lysinibacillus fusiformis genomic segment:
- a CDS encoding DUF4177 domain-containing protein: protein MYEYKFVQTHLGSFFQEATHQQTIEEYAKQGWRLVQVLPIAYNGHGKPTDYEIIFERLIE, encoded by the coding sequence ATGTATGAATATAAATTTGTACAAACACATTTAGGTAGCTTTTTTCAGGAAGCTACACATCAGCAAACAATCGAAGAATACGCTAAGCAAGGTTGGCGTTTAGTGCAAGTATTGCCGATTGCCTATAATGGACATGGAAAACCAACAGACTATGAAATCATTTTTGAGAGATTAATAGAATGA
- a CDS encoding biotin transporter BioY: MVKRHQTLALVMIAMFAALTAIGAFIKIPLPVVPFTLQIVFVFLAGCLLGSRNGFYSQLVYIGVGLVGLPVFTQGGGITYVLQPTFGYLIGFAIAAYVIGFIIERIETPTKKHFIAVTIIGLVIIYAVAVPYLYVALNFWLDMKSSWSHVLVVGFLSSIIADFCLAITSALLAERLYKVFQSARNVKFSRVERENVI; the protein is encoded by the coding sequence TTGGTTAAGCGTCATCAGACATTAGCACTTGTCATGATCGCCATGTTTGCTGCTCTAACAGCGATCGGAGCGTTTATTAAAATCCCATTGCCTGTCGTACCTTTTACATTACAAATTGTTTTTGTATTTTTAGCAGGATGTTTGTTGGGTAGTCGGAATGGTTTTTATAGTCAACTTGTCTATATCGGTGTGGGCTTAGTAGGATTGCCTGTTTTTACACAGGGTGGTGGTATCACGTATGTCTTACAGCCAACATTTGGTTATCTGATTGGCTTTGCCATAGCAGCCTATGTAATTGGGTTCATCATTGAAAGGATAGAGACACCAACGAAAAAGCATTTTATTGCGGTAACGATTATAGGGCTGGTCATTATTTATGCTGTGGCCGTTCCTTATTTATATGTAGCATTGAATTTCTGGTTAGATATGAAATCAAGCTGGTCACATGTTTTGGTTGTCGGCTTTTTAAGTAGTATTATCGCTGATTTTTGCTTAGCTATCACATCAGCGCTATTAGCTGAGCGATTGTATAAAGTATTTCAGTCGGCAAGAAATGTGAAATTTTCACGCGTAGAGAGGGAGAATGTAATATGA
- a CDS encoding PLP-dependent aminotransferase family protein yields MQYSERILKTPSSFIRNILKVTDAEDVISFAGGLPNPISFPIDALRASVDHAITVNGSKLFQYSSTQGYAPLREYIAAKYQRVHGLDVHADDVFITTGSQQALELIGKVLINKGDGIIIEEPGYLGAIQAFTLAEPTFHGVTLENDGLNLEELERALQQPNVKFIYTVPNFQNPTGLTYSKEKREQIYEIVAKYDVALIEDDPYGELRFQGEPLPYIGAGKLENSILLGSFSKTVTPGMRLGFIITKNKELLQHIETAKQASDLHTNIFSQYVIYDYLASNDYAEHVKKIIALYKNQSDAMLNAMQEFFPAHVEYTRPEGGMFIWATMKDGTPALDLFHKAMEQKVAFVPGDPFYTSKTNVNTMRLNYTNATPEVIREGIKRLASIL; encoded by the coding sequence ATGCAATATTCTGAAAGAATCTTAAAAACACCATCCTCATTTATTCGAAATATTTTGAAAGTAACAGATGCGGAGGACGTTATTTCCTTTGCAGGTGGGCTTCCAAACCCCATCTCTTTCCCTATTGATGCATTGAGAGCATCCGTAGACCATGCCATTACGGTAAATGGCAGCAAACTATTTCAATATTCGTCAACACAGGGTTATGCACCATTGCGTGAATATATTGCCGCGAAATATCAACGTGTGCATGGACTTGATGTACATGCTGATGATGTCTTTATTACAACAGGCTCACAGCAAGCACTTGAACTTATTGGTAAAGTACTTATCAATAAAGGCGATGGCATTATCATCGAAGAGCCAGGTTACCTCGGAGCCATTCAAGCCTTTACTTTAGCGGAGCCAACTTTCCATGGGGTTACACTTGAAAACGATGGTCTTAATCTAGAAGAGTTAGAGCGTGCCCTACAACAACCAAATGTAAAATTCATTTATACGGTGCCAAACTTCCAAAATCCAACAGGGCTCACATATTCGAAAGAAAAGCGTGAACAAATTTATGAAATAGTGGCAAAATACGATGTTGCTTTAATTGAGGATGATCCATATGGAGAGCTACGTTTCCAAGGAGAGCCGCTTCCATATATCGGTGCTGGTAAATTAGAAAATAGTATTTTACTAGGTTCTTTCTCTAAAACGGTCACACCTGGCATGCGTCTTGGCTTTATCATCACGAAAAACAAAGAGCTTTTACAGCATATTGAAACAGCGAAGCAAGCGTCAGATCTTCATACAAATATTTTTTCGCAATATGTCATCTACGATTATTTAGCAAGTAATGATTACGCGGAACATGTAAAGAAAATTATCGCTTTATATAAAAATCAATCAGATGCGATGCTAAATGCGATGCAAGAGTTTTTCCCTGCCCATGTTGAATATACACGACCTGAGGGTGGAATGTTCATATGGGCAACAATGAAGGACGGTACGCCAGCCCTTGATCTTTTCCATAAAGCAATGGAACAAAAGGTTGCCTTTGTGCCTGGTGACCCATTCTATACATCAAAAACGAATGTGAATACAATGCGCCTAAACTATACAAATGCTACACCTGAAGTGATCCGCGAGGGGATTAAACGTTTAGCTAGTATTTTATAA
- the bioA gene encoding adenosylmethionine--8-amino-7-oxononanoate transaminase, protein MKQALTDLQVRDLRHVWHPCSQMKDYEAFPPIVIKKGQGVWLYDEHDQRYLDAVSSWWVNLFGHANPRISQALSEQAFTLEHTIFANFTHEPAIQLAEKLTALAPKGLHKVFFADNGSSAIEVALKMSFQYHMQTGKPAKKRFLALTDAYHGETIGALSVGGVDLYNEVYQPLLLDTVRAKGPDCFRCPFQEDPASCNAPCSQFIEEQLQAHHEEITAVIIEPLIQAAAGMKMYPPVYLQRLRALCSHYDVHFIADEIAVGFGRTGTLFACEQADITPDFMCLSKGLTGGYLPLSVVLTTEQIYQAFYDDYGTMKAFLHSHSYSGNTLACRVALEVLTMFEEEQVMEMIQHKGQRMRALAIEAFRNMPYVGEYRQVGLVGAIELVANQWTKEAFASEERIGYQIYQRALTKGLLIRPLGNVLYFMPPYIISEEEMAFMIQTTKETIEQFFQDRGGSGWLSVIRH, encoded by the coding sequence ATGAAACAAGCATTAACTGATTTACAGGTAAGAGATTTACGTCATGTTTGGCATCCATGCTCGCAAATGAAGGACTATGAAGCATTTCCACCAATCGTCATAAAAAAGGGGCAGGGCGTATGGCTTTATGATGAGCATGATCAGCGTTATTTGGATGCTGTATCATCTTGGTGGGTTAATTTATTTGGCCATGCCAATCCGCGCATTAGCCAAGCTTTAAGTGAGCAAGCATTTACATTAGAGCATACGATTTTTGCTAATTTTACACATGAACCAGCCATACAGTTAGCTGAAAAATTAACAGCGTTAGCACCTAAGGGATTACATAAAGTCTTTTTTGCCGATAATGGCTCATCTGCCATTGAAGTCGCGCTGAAAATGAGCTTTCAATACCATATGCAGACAGGGAAACCAGCGAAAAAGCGCTTCCTCGCCCTGACAGATGCCTATCATGGAGAAACCATTGGTGCTTTATCGGTAGGAGGGGTAGACCTTTACAATGAAGTATACCAGCCTCTGTTATTAGATACGGTTCGTGCCAAAGGGCCAGATTGCTTCCGCTGCCCATTTCAGGAAGACCCAGCAAGCTGTAATGCGCCATGTAGTCAATTTATCGAGGAACAGCTGCAAGCTCATCATGAGGAAATTACAGCAGTTATTATCGAACCATTAATTCAGGCTGCTGCAGGTATGAAAATGTATCCACCTGTCTATTTACAGCGCTTACGAGCATTGTGCTCACACTATGATGTGCACTTCATTGCAGATGAAATTGCTGTAGGTTTTGGTCGGACCGGCACATTGTTTGCCTGTGAACAAGCGGACATCACACCAGATTTTATGTGCTTATCCAAGGGGCTAACAGGCGGTTATTTACCATTATCTGTTGTCTTAACAACAGAGCAAATCTATCAAGCTTTTTATGATGATTACGGAACAATGAAGGCTTTTTTACATTCGCATAGCTATTCAGGCAATACATTAGCCTGTCGTGTGGCACTTGAAGTGTTAACGATGTTTGAAGAGGAACAAGTGATGGAGATGATTCAGCACAAGGGACAACGCATGCGAGCGTTAGCCATAGAAGCTTTTCGTAATATGCCTTATGTGGGTGAATACCGGCAAGTTGGTTTAGTGGGAGCGATTGAACTTGTAGCGAATCAATGGACAAAGGAAGCGTTCGCTAGTGAGGAACGTATCGGTTATCAAATTTATCAACGGGCTTTAACAAAAGGCTTACTAATCAGACCGCTCGGCAATGTTTTGTATTTTATGCCACCTTATATTATTTCTGAAGAGGAAATGGCATTTATGATTCAGACAACGAAAGAGACAATCGAACAATTTTTCCAGGACAGGGGGGGCTCAGGTTGGTTAAGCGTCATCAGACATTAG
- the bioD gene encoding dethiobiotin synthase, with product MQHFWVVGTDTDVGKTIVTTMLMCHLQKQGLKVSPYKPVQTGELYENGRGYYHDTAMYEKYSLQKLQQEHLNSYSFREAASPHFAAQLEGQQIDVKELLLRIQLLQASYDVVICEGAGGLFVPFTAPNGMTLLDVIVSSKLPVVLVTRTSLGTINHTLLTMEALRSRQIDILGIVFNGDTGSSMEQDNIKTILQYHPVPYAIIPQLQDLSQLMDYAITHTTLFERLFNYETSIN from the coding sequence ATGCAACATTTTTGGGTTGTCGGTACAGATACGGATGTTGGGAAAACAATTGTCACCACAATGTTGATGTGTCATTTACAAAAACAAGGTTTGAAAGTTTCACCATACAAGCCTGTGCAAACAGGAGAGCTATACGAAAATGGTCGTGGCTATTATCACGATACAGCCATGTATGAAAAGTATTCCTTACAAAAGCTTCAACAAGAGCACCTCAATAGCTATTCATTTAGAGAAGCTGCATCACCACATTTTGCTGCGCAACTGGAGGGGCAGCAAATTGATGTCAAAGAGCTATTATTGCGTATTCAATTATTACAAGCATCCTATGATGTCGTGATATGTGAGGGAGCGGGTGGGCTCTTTGTTCCATTTACTGCTCCAAATGGTATGACACTGCTTGATGTCATCGTCAGTAGCAAGCTGCCAGTAGTGCTTGTCACAAGGACTTCCCTTGGGACGATCAATCACACATTGTTAACAATGGAGGCTTTGCGCTCTCGTCAAATCGACATTCTTGGCATAGTGTTTAATGGAGACACGGGCAGCAGCATGGAACAAGATAATATAAAAACAATTTTACAGTACCATCCTGTGCCCTATGCGATTATTCCACAGCTACAGGATCTATCACAGCTAATGGATTATGCCATCACACATACCACACTGTTTGAAAGGCTTTTTAACTATGAAACAAGCATTAACTGA
- a CDS encoding helix-turn-helix domain-containing protein, whose product MEEIHLVFARNLKAIREREKLSLEKVSQLSGVSKTMIGQIERGESSPTLTTIWKIANGLKVSFTELIHHPQPETEVIRGKDIQVLKEDHGQYIVYPHFPFQKDSRFEIYTIEIKQNGTLDAEAHREGTEEYLTVFEGELLIRIQDQDYRLTSGDAIRFKADRPHTYSNPGSTVTRLSMSIYYPR is encoded by the coding sequence ATGGAAGAAATTCATCTAGTCTTTGCAAGAAATTTAAAGGCAATTCGAGAAAGGGAAAAGTTAAGCTTAGAGAAGGTTTCGCAGCTTAGTGGCGTGAGTAAAACGATGATTGGTCAAATTGAAAGGGGAGAATCCAGTCCAACTTTGACAACGATTTGGAAAATTGCAAATGGATTAAAGGTTTCCTTTACAGAGCTTATTCATCATCCACAACCTGAGACGGAGGTTATTCGCGGTAAAGATATTCAAGTATTGAAGGAGGATCATGGCCAATATATTGTTTACCCTCATTTTCCATTCCAAAAGGATAGTCGCTTTGAAATTTATACAATCGAAATCAAACAAAATGGGACGTTAGATGCTGAGGCACATCGAGAAGGAACGGAGGAATATCTAACCGTTTTCGAGGGAGAATTACTCATTCGTATACAGGATCAGGATTATCGATTGACAAGTGGGGATGCCATCCGATTTAAGGCAGACCGTCCACACACATATAGCAATCCAGGTAGTACAGTAACACGGCTTAGTATGTCTATTTACTACCCACGTTAA
- a CDS encoding LysE family transporter — protein sequence MPVFSFLLFIIITSFTPGPNNFMAMVFAKQYGLSKTIPFCLGVGIGFFIIIGLSSFFNTVMLNILPAIKLPLTIFGVGYMLYLAYKILTSKELEDHDNEEEKRNLFFVGTFVQFINPKGILFGLTVVATYILPYYSSYISYLLFSLFLALVGVISTFSWALCGSVFQKVLQQYRQPFNIIMALLLLYSAVSIVVH from the coding sequence TTGCCTGTATTTTCCTTTTTACTATTTATCATCATTACAAGTTTTACACCTGGCCCTAATAATTTTATGGCGATGGTTTTTGCTAAACAATATGGCTTATCGAAAACGATTCCATTCTGTTTAGGCGTAGGGATTGGTTTTTTCATCATTATTGGTCTGAGTAGCTTTTTTAACACGGTCATGTTAAACATCTTGCCTGCCATTAAATTACCCTTAACCATATTTGGTGTAGGCTATATGCTGTACCTGGCTTATAAAATTTTAACAAGCAAAGAATTAGAGGATCACGACAACGAAGAAGAAAAACGAAACCTATTTTTTGTAGGCACGTTCGTTCAATTTATTAACCCAAAAGGTATTTTATTTGGTCTTACTGTTGTCGCAACTTACATCCTACCCTACTACTCATCCTACATAAGCTATCTCCTTTTCTCTTTATTTTTAGCTCTAGTAGGTGTAATCAGTACATTTAGTTGGGCGTTATGTGGCTCCGTTTTTCAAAAGGTTCTACAGCAATATCGACAACCGTTTAACATCATCATGGCACTTTTATTACTGTACAGTGCTGTTTCGATTGTTGTACATTAA
- a CDS encoding response regulator transcription factor, giving the protein MSNEKILIVEDDIDIMEVLSLTLANANYSVVKASTLSSGWHLAVTQQPDLILLDVNLPDGTGFELAKKIRDVSDAIIIFVTVNHLIEQKLEGFEVGADDYMTKPFIPKELLARIQANLKRRNPSKKSNIVHIDNLSIHLDEKNVYKDGQLVNLFTKEKLLLFFLIEHANQVISVDQLIDHVWGYDGVTDLKTVSVHISTLRRKIEDIPSKPKWIQTVRGFGYQFVYKKESGE; this is encoded by the coding sequence ATGTCGAACGAGAAAATTTTAATAGTGGAAGATGATATAGATATTATGGAGGTTTTATCGCTTACGCTAGCTAATGCTAACTATAGCGTAGTAAAGGCATCCACTCTATCCAGTGGCTGGCATCTCGCTGTCACGCAACAACCTGATTTAATCTTGTTAGATGTTAATTTACCAGATGGTACAGGCTTCGAGTTAGCCAAAAAAATCCGTGATGTGTCGGATGCCATTATCATTTTTGTGACCGTCAATCATCTAATCGAACAGAAGCTTGAGGGCTTTGAGGTTGGTGCAGATGATTATATGACAAAGCCATTTATTCCAAAAGAATTATTGGCCCGTATCCAAGCAAATTTAAAAAGAAGAAACCCATCAAAAAAAAGTAATATTGTACATATTGATAATTTGTCCATCCATTTAGATGAGAAAAATGTTTATAAGGATGGACAGCTTGTAAATTTATTTACGAAGGAGAAGCTGCTCCTCTTTTTTCTAATTGAGCATGCAAATCAAGTGATTAGTGTTGATCAACTCATTGATCATGTTTGGGGCTATGATGGTGTCACTGATTTGAAAACCGTATCTGTCCATATAAGTACTCTTCGTCGTAAAATTGAAGATATCCCCTCAAAACCGAAATGGATTCAAACAGTGAGAGGTTTTGGCTACCAATTCGTCTATAAAAAAGAGAGTGGTGAGTAG
- the bioB gene encoding biotin synthase BioB → MNYYQLAQEVIAGKIISNEEALAILNSEDDALLQLMDGAFTIRRHYYGKKVKLNMIMNAKSGYCPEDCGYCSQSSKSTAPIEKYPFITKEEILAGAKRAFDNKIGTYCIVASGRGPTRKDVNVVSEAVTEIKEKYGLKVCACLGLLKEEQAQQLKEAGVDRYNHNLNTSERHHSFITTSHTYEDRVNTVEIVKKHGISPCSGAIIGMKETKEDVVNIARALHQLDADSIPVNFLNAIDGTKLEGTKDLNPRYCLKVLALFRYLNPTKEIRISGGREINLGSLQPLGLYAANSIFVGDYLTTAGQEANSDYRMLEDLGFEIELTQKQEEVLC, encoded by the coding sequence ATGAATTATTACCAACTAGCTCAAGAAGTAATTGCTGGCAAAATCATTAGCAATGAAGAGGCACTTGCCATATTAAATAGCGAGGATGATGCGCTATTACAGCTTATGGATGGTGCTTTTACGATTCGTCGGCATTATTATGGGAAAAAAGTAAAATTGAATATGATTATGAACGCCAAAAGCGGTTATTGCCCGGAGGATTGTGGCTATTGCTCCCAGTCCTCTAAATCAACGGCTCCTATTGAAAAATATCCCTTTATTACAAAAGAGGAAATTTTAGCAGGTGCCAAACGAGCGTTTGACAATAAGATTGGGACATATTGTATTGTAGCCAGTGGTCGTGGGCCAACACGTAAGGATGTCAATGTCGTGAGTGAGGCAGTTACTGAAATTAAAGAAAAATATGGCTTGAAGGTTTGTGCCTGTCTTGGCTTATTAAAAGAAGAACAGGCACAGCAATTAAAGGAAGCGGGGGTGGATCGTTACAATCATAATTTAAATACATCTGAACGTCATCATTCCTTCATCACGACCTCACATACATATGAGGATCGTGTCAATACGGTGGAGATCGTGAAAAAGCATGGAATATCACCTTGCTCTGGTGCCATTATTGGGATGAAGGAAACGAAGGAGGATGTGGTCAATATAGCGCGCGCCCTCCATCAATTAGACGCGGATTCTATTCCTGTAAACTTTTTAAATGCAATTGATGGGACAAAGCTAGAAGGAACAAAGGACTTAAACCCACGCTATTGTTTAAAGGTTTTAGCGTTATTCCGCTACCTCAATCCTACAAAGGAAATCCGTATTTCGGGTGGTCGTGAAATCAATTTAGGCTCGCTTCAGCCACTTGGTCTCTATGCTGCTAATAGTATTTTTGTAGGCGATTATTTAACAACAGCAGGACAAGAAGCGAATAGTGACTATCGCATGTTGGAGGATTTAGGTTTCGAGATTGAATTAACGCAAAAGCAAGAAGAAGTATTATGTTAA